The Sphaeramia orbicularis chromosome 15, fSphaOr1.1, whole genome shotgun sequence region aaaacatcaatttaggaggcgctgtctcagggagccatccgcaccaggaggcagccgccgaccccggcgaccaggcaccagcaacacagccccgcatcccaactagtgggagagggccaactgggacccccacccaccagaaaggagcggaccccagtgagagaaggcgccacagcccccggagtccacagccgccccccggcatggagggctccctctgatgaaacaccggagaataagaaacattaaaaagatataaaaatattattcggtcgcgtgacctcaaattcccgtctgcttggtctcaaaagggggacacagaaaaaacgtcatcgaaatgtgagaaagaaatgggggtggatggtttgtttgtacacaaatatggcgtgttctccaaagccaatctgatcggcccgtggcactttacaggttgttttcgtaaagccgatttaatcggcccatggcactgaaagtgttaatgtgTTGCAAGAATTAAACGAAGTGATACTTTTCaatactttttgtttttagtgcaatACAAGTCAAAGATAATTAATCAAAACTGTTTCTGTTTGAGGTCAACATCCTTTAGCAAATTTTTCTGATTTGGATACATTTTCTTTTAGAAATGAGCGATCTATTGATAGTACTATTGATCAGGCCAGGCACAAAAAGCATCAGGGAGTGCACTTTTTTTGCTGCAACAGCTGTAAAAAGCCTGATGAGAACTTCTTGTCACAAATTTGTGCAGTTTCTGTTTTAGTCCTGATACATTTCCATGATGAATTCCTGAGAGAGTTGTCTGTCTTTTCAAAGGCTGCTGACGGATTTTTACGAGTCACAGGATGCAGACAAAATATGCAAGTTCCCAGGGGAGGGCAGACATTCCCCGCTGAACTTCTCAAAAACCTTTCCATCGGTGATGATCCTGGGAGGACTGACACTGCCATTGCTGCTGACGGAGAGCGGCAGGAAACTGTACGTGAGAACCTGGGTGTACGGGACACTTCTGGGCTGGCTGTGGGTGAATGTTTTTCCTTAACGAACAGGGCAGAGGCTGCCCCAAGGAGACGCACAAAAGACATGGAGAGACTGTGCCATTTCCCTGTATCTCAACACGAGGTGTGTTGCAGATCCAGAGCTGCATCTGGTAAGAGGCTCAGAGTTTGTCCCACATGTCTGGCTCACTGTTGACCTTGAGCCAAAAGCTGAACGGATATAGGGAGAAATGTTAAGCTTTTTGTGCTACTTGTTCCCTCGCAGTATTTGGATTTGCAGcctgaaataataagaaaacacgaCTGGTTTTATGGAAAAGTATTAGATATCCCAGAAATACCCCCTATCTCTACCATTAAAATGAAACATAGCTATATACCTCTCTTAAAAAATGCCCCTCATCAAATTTAGCCAAACTTGTATTCTTGCATGCTCACATTTTCATCAACCATCGGCCACTTTAAAGTATTCTAGATATTATTTAATTTGAGATGAAAGAGTGATGAATACTCTTTAAACAAAGTAATAACGACCATGGTCAACCATGTGATTGACTTGCATTACACCAGCCTACGTATGTGGGTCATTAATTATTGTTAATTAAGTGCACTGACTCATCTGTTGGTTGtaatttgtgttatttatgccaaGTCCCATGTCTGGAGGATTATGCACTTTGCTCATGTAAAGCAATGTTTTTTCTttaatagaacaaaataaatgcCATGCAGTCCTCTATTGAAGTTCATAAGAATGACACCAGCTACATCGTCTACCATTAATATTCATATTGACTTGACCTTAATTCATACCAATGTGTGCGTAGctgtaaaaatacataatttttgcTTATGTAAGTACCTgccttcatatttttttttaatggaaaacatCCAAGAATGAGTGTTCTACTCGTATTATTGTCCTTTTAAAACATACTGTTATTTTTGAACACGTTACTGAGCTCATATAGAGGAGCGCATGGAAAAAATGCAATGTTCTACTAACTTAAAAACAAGCTTTACCTTAAAACCTCAATCAATTGCCAAAACCTGATGTGTTTTCCATTGTTTCTAAAGTGTGTTAATTACAGCATTGCTTATTCTAAACGCCAGCACTTATGACGGCAAAGAAACTTCATGTCTGCTTTTCTGTTTCTAAAGGTGtacttttttgcttttattttgtttctaaatgtgtactttttttgcttttattttgtttctgaatgtgtaatttttttttaaaatagtggtTTCATCACCGTTTGAGATGTTTTATATGCATTTGTTACTTTGAATACCATGTTACAGCTCACACTGAAGTATCTACCTAGCAAAAAGCTGACAAAGCCATGTTAACAGTTTCTCACAGGTTCCTGTGCACTCAAAGCCATTTGTATTATATACACCACTGTATTGTTAAATGCACTGTATGTCCATTGTTGTTTACTATAACAAAACCATTGCATTTTCCACAAGTCACTTTACATATGAGTCTCGTCCTATAGAGTTAGTCTAAGATACTTTTTCTTCTTGTGAATGGTATAATAAGTGTTTTTACATGTCACTCCAATACCTCACTTGAAAAATCCTTCCTTGTTATTCAACAACCCTCGTCAGCCATTTTATAGTCATTTTTATCCTGACAAGATCTGGCTGTAACACATCAGGAAACTCTATGTAGACTGTATTTAAATGCCAACTGTTCCTGGAAATGCGTGCCTTCTCTTTGGAGGAGTTGGTCCTCATTCCTCACTCGGGGGGGACCACAGTGGTTCTTTTCCCACCAGGTGATTGACTGCATGGAGGCTCTGCTGGAGCTGCTGCTCACTGCAGCCTGTGGTCAAATTGTCTACAGTTCATAGTGGCTTATTTTGCTCAAAGAATGCATTGATTTACACTTTTTGAGGATTATTATGAAATGATGAAACCTTTTAATGTATGTGAGATTTGGGAATGGGGATCAGAGTGAAATAAAGTGGTTTTCTTTGGGAAGAtttggcttttctcttttttctttctctctgcctAGAGCACATTAATATAGTTATGATGTCCAAGAGGCAAGATGTATAACGTCACCAAGACTATAGGACACAATACCAAGTCATAAAATGTCAAATGTACAATATTTAGTCACGTGAAATGAGAAATCAGTGTAAGCAATAATAAATTCACCTTTTTTTAACTATTGCAAGGTGCAGTCAAGATAAACAGAACTGCAATACACAAAAACACCAGATGAAACAATCTGATAAGAACAATAGTTAACTTATTAAAAATGTGGGGATTTGCAAATTTACTTTGTAAAAAACCTTTGCATGAAATGCATGCTTTTGGTGTAGCTTAAAAGAAAAAGGTTCCACACCAGAGTTAAAATTCAATATGACCTGTGCAGAAGTGTCTGTCAGTACTGAAACTTATGCTTGTTAAGAAAGGTAATAGTCTAACTGTTAATAGCAGTGGATACATTTTAATTACATACAATTACAAATATACTGAATAtgaatatcatatatcatatatattgcATGTACCTaatgttgaaataaaaatgtcGTAAATCCAGATatgttatttatcttttttttaatattatttgatTAACGAGAAAGAAGTGATCTTTAATGTCCTACTTTCCCCAAACACACCGCTGTCCACATGACGCATGCGTATCAATGTTTGTGGGCGGTACCAGGAAGTGTATTAGGAGGTTGAAGGTAGTCGTGAGTGTTGTTGCACGTCGTGTTTGGACTAAAAGTAAGTAATTAATCCACTAAGACTGGACAAATAAAAGCAATACGTAAATTAATAAAGACACCATTCCGTTCTACACATGGAGTTAAGTTTTATTGTAAATATGGGTGAGCCTCTCCACCTAATATCAATCTATGTCAGCTGTTTTTGTCATACTTTATAAGGCGTACAGCGACAACTAGTGTTAATTTAGCTTTCCTTCAGTGTAACTAAGAAACGATTCAATAACGTGTTTCATAATGATTTATGTTGTCGTGTTTTCCACTGTATTTGGAGAGCGTTTAAAAGTCTGTTGGACCTTAAATAGTGATCATTTTAGGTAACATTTAACCGTTAAATAGTGGTTTGGTgtgtaaaatgtcagaaaactagCAGGCTAAATATGCACTATTAATACTTcaacccaaaacatttatttttactcaGAATAATCTACTAGAATTCTCCAAGAATACCTCCTCTGCATTTCTTACTTAAGATAACTGGGGTTTTATAAGTAAAACTTAGCCTAGTTGTAGGTATTGTGGAGTGAAATAGTCTTTGATAGTGTTTACTATCACATGCAAtgtttttaacatttaacaaTGATTTtaatactgtacatatttaaggTTTAGCCCATTTTTACTGATGACAGTTCAATATACAGCAGTGTATCATATTGTATAAGACTATCATCTTTGAGGTTTCATTGTCCAGGGAGAATTTCTAAAAACTAAACTTTTCaggacttcaaaaaaaaaaacaaaaaaaaaaacagtccttgTATAAAAGTTACCAAAACTGTAAGACAATGTAGTTGaggaaaaagtgcaatatttAATTGGGTTAAATGCAGTTATATTCCAGCACTGACTGTTTTATGTACACAGCTCTGTGATGGCAGTCGACTGGATTGGTTTCAGCTATGCTGCAGCCATCGCCTTTGGGGGATTTATGGGATACAAGAGAAAAGGTTTGAAATTTATACTTATGCcctttttttatttgatcactgAACTTAAGCAAAGAGAATTCATAATCAAGATGCCAATTTTTCACTCTAATAGttgaatttgtgtgtgttttacaggCAGTGTGATGTCCCTGATGGCGGGTTTGGTTTTTGGTGGGTTATCTGCTTATGGTGCCTACAACATCTCAAGTGACCCAAAGGACATCAAAGTCTTGATGTGTGAGTATGAGTTTGGCTTGAAATGTGGATTGTCTGCAGCTGACACTAACATCTTATTAGAGGCTTGGTGTAAATGCCAGTTGGTATCATGCAGTACTCACTGTTGTCTTTCTTCCAGTTTCTTCAGGACTCCTCTCCATCATAATGGGATTGAGATACAAGAAATCTGGGAAGTTAATGCCTGCTGGCATTATGACAGGGCTAAGGtcagaaaaatatcagattttagaGGAGTTTAATGAACAATGCAATGATATGAAGTCATATAATATGTTTCTGTACACTTAATATTGTTATTCCTGATGTGTTTTCTTCTTGCAGTTTATTTATGGTGTTTCGACTGTTAGTCCTAATCATGGTGTGAGTGAGGACGCGACAAAGAACAGAGCAAAGGTCTCCTGTCTCTACAGATGAATAAACACAGGATCCTTGTTTTAAAGGAGTCATTCCAGTTGGCACATTAAAATTAAGAGTCATTCCAGTTGGTGTACAAAAACAAGTCTTCAGTTTTATGTGACAATGTAACTCTCATGTGACCATAAACCTTTCATGTGACTTTAATCCTTGCTTTAACTACCAGTGCACAGGATTAAACAGATGCTTCTTGCAGTAAAGCCCAAAATCTGTTTGGGTAATTACATTTACATACAGCATTCTATGAGCATATGTAAACATAATGATTAAATATTACAATACATTTTGTATTATCCTCACAGATTTACTCATTTACACTACTGACAGCACAGCTACTGTGAGTAAATGTATCGTGTGTGCACTATGACGCTGTTTAAAAGAATTTTAAATAATGACATGAAACAGCAGGGATAATAGTATGTTTGTTCATCTTTTGTAAATATAAGAATTCAATAAACTAATGTGATTCAGAAATGAAGCTGTGTCATCTTTAGTAAATGTGGACATGATAGTAGAAATAAGGAACAGGATAAGCTATTTACAATGTTATCTGTAGTTCTATTGTTGTGAAGTATTATCAACATTCAGT contains the following coding sequences:
- the tmem14a gene encoding transmembrane protein 14A, with translation MAVDWIGFSYAAAIAFGGFMGYKRKGSVMSLMAGLVFGGLSAYGAYNISSDPKDIKVLMFSSGLLSIIMGLRYKKSGKLMPAGIMTGLSLFMVFRLLVLIMV